ACTAACGGTCAAAACTTAGTTGTTGATGGTTTGAACGGTGACGCTGTAATTGAACCAACTGATGAACAAGTAGCTGATTACAAGAAGAAGAGTGACGCTTTCTTAAAGCAAAAAGCTGAATGGGAAAAATTAAAGAATGAACCTTCAGTAACTGCTGACGGGAAGAAATTCACGATCGCTGCTAACATTGGTACTCCAAATGATATGGCTGGTGTAAATGCCAATGGTGCTGAAGCTGTTGGTTTATACAGAACAGAATTTTTGTACATGGATTCTAAAGATTTTCCAACTGAGGAAGATCAATTCGAAGCCTATAAAGAAGTTATCGAAGGGATGCATGGCAAGCAAGTCATTATCAGAACCATGGATATCGGTGGTGACAAGCACCTCGATTACTGGGACTTACCTGAAGAAATGAACCCATTCTTGGGCGTACGTGCAATTAGACTGTCATTGCAAAATGAGGAAATCTTCCGGACACAGTTACGTGCTTTATTGCGTGCATCAGCATTCGGTAAGCTCGGAATTATGTTCCCAATGATTGGTACTTTAGCTGAATTGCGTAAAGCTAAGTCAATTTTGGCTGAAGAAAAAGATAAATTAACTAAGAAGGGCGTAAAGGTTGGCGAAAATCTTGAAGTAGGAATGATGATCGAAGTTCCTGCTGCTGCAGTTTTAGCTGATCAATTTGCCAAGGAAGTTGATTTCTTCTCAATCGGTACTAATGATTTGATTCAATACACAATGGCTGCTGATCGTGGAAATGATAATGTTTCTTACCTGTATCAACCTGCCAATCCTTCAGTATTACGCTTAATTAAGCACACAATTGATGCTGCTCATGAAAATGGCATTTGGTGTGGCATGTGTGGTGAAGCCGCTGGCGACAACACAATGTTCCCAATCTTGCTTTCAATGGGACTTGATGAGTATTCAATGAGTGCTACTTCGATTCTGCGAATCAGAAGTTTAATGAAGAAACTTAACACTGAGGACATTAAGGAATTAGCTAATAAAGCTTGTTTTGTTTCAGAAACTGCTGAAGAAAACGAGAAATTAGTTGACGAATTAATGAAAAAAGTGAATAATTAACTATGAAGAATGAAAGGGACGCATTAATAAATATTAATGGGCCCTTTTCGTTTTCTTTACCTTTTCTTGAGGAAAAATTCACAGTTTATTCACTTTTACAAGGTAACATGGAATTATAGATAGTATTACAAATATTGCTTACAAAAAGGAAGTAATATGATATAATACGAGTATTGAAACAATGTGTTCAAA
This genomic window from Lactobacillus panisapium contains:
- the ptsP gene encoding phosphoenolpyruvate--protein phosphotransferase; this translates as MTKTLKGIAASDGIAVAPAYLLVEPDLTYTKTTISDVDSELARYKKAIEVSTAEVEQIRDSAKKSLGEDEAQVFEAHLMILNDPEFTGAIENEIKEQKINSEAALDETAQKFITIFEGMTDNAYMQQRAADVRDVSKRIMAHLLNKELPNPASIDHEVIVVAHDLTPSDTAQLNKKFVKGFVTDIGGRTAHSAIMARSLELPAVVGTDSITKDVTNGQNLVVDGLNGDAVIEPTDEQVADYKKKSDAFLKQKAEWEKLKNEPSVTADGKKFTIAANIGTPNDMAGVNANGAEAVGLYRTEFLYMDSKDFPTEEDQFEAYKEVIEGMHGKQVIIRTMDIGGDKHLDYWDLPEEMNPFLGVRAIRLSLQNEEIFRTQLRALLRASAFGKLGIMFPMIGTLAELRKAKSILAEEKDKLTKKGVKVGENLEVGMMIEVPAAAVLADQFAKEVDFFSIGTNDLIQYTMAADRGNDNVSYLYQPANPSVLRLIKHTIDAAHENGIWCGMCGEAAGDNTMFPILLSMGLDEYSMSATSILRIRSLMKKLNTEDIKELANKACFVSETAEENEKLVDELMKKVNN